The genomic window TGCCGAAACCGCGGCGACCGACGCGGGCACGAGCTATATTCCGGGCACCGGTCCCTACATGATCGGGAGCTACGATCCGAACGACAAGATGGTGATGAAGCGCAATCCGGAATTTTCCGAATGGAGCGTCGACGCCCAGCCGCAGGGCTTCCCGGACGAGATCGTCTACCGGTTCGGCATGAATGAAGAATCGATGATCAACGCAATCCAGAACGGCCAGCTCGACTGGATGTTCGATCCGCCGCCGGCAGATCGGCTGAACGAACTCGGCACGCAGTACGCCGACCAGGTTCACGTCAATCCGCTTGCCGCCTTCTGGTATGCGCCGATGAACACCAATCTTGCGCCGTTCGATAACGTCAAGGTGCGCCAGGCCGTCAACTATGCCATCGACCGCAATGCGCTGGTCAGCATCTATGGCGGCCCCGTTCTCGCGCAGCCGACCTGCCAGATCCTGCCGCCGGAATTCCCCGGCTTTGAAGAAAGCTGCCTCTACACCGAAAATCCGGGCACGACCTGGTCGGCGCCCGATATGGAAAAGGCAAAGCAGCTCGTCGAGGAATCCGGCACGGCCGGACAGAAGGTGACGGTGGTTGCCGAAGACACCGCGACCTCTCGCGCCGTTGGCACCTATCTGCAGAGCGTTCTGGCCGAACTCGGCTATGACGCCACGATGCAGGCGATCTCGCCCAACATCCAGTTCACCTATATCCAGAACACCGACAACAATGTGCAGATCTCGGTTTCGCAGTGGTTCATGGACTATCCGCAGGCTTCGAACTTCCTGAATGTTCTCCTGTCCTGCGCATCCTTCAACGAGGGTTCGGACGCTTCGATCAACATTGCGGGCTATTGCAACGAAGAGATCGACGCCAAGATGGCTGAAGCCATGCAGACGGCAGTAACCGATCCGGAAGGTGCCAACAAGCTTTGGGCCGAGATCGACAAGGCGTTCATGGAGCAGGCGCCGGTCGCGCCGCTGTTCACGCCGAAGAATGTCGATTTCACCTCCAAGCGCGTCGGCAACTTCATCTTCTCCAACCAGTTCCGCTGGCTCATCGACCAGTCCTGGGTGCAGTAACAAGAACGGCTTTGCCGCTCCCGGTCAGATGGCCTCAAGTCGGGCGACCGGCGGCGGCAGCGCCTTGAAGACATCAGAGACAGGGCGTTTGCGCCCTGTCACCGGCCAGACGAGATCCATGCCCATGACAGACGCAGCGTTACCAGTGAACCCGGCAGAGCCTAAGCCACGCGTCGGGCAAAGCCCGATGCGCCGGGCATGGCTGATCCTGTCGCGCGACAAGGCCGCCATCGGCGCCTTCGCCGTGCTGGTACTGATCGTGCTCGCCTGTCTCGCCGCGCCGCTCTATGCGAAATATGTCGCGAAGTCGGACCCGTTCCGCTCCAATCTCTCGGGCTCGATCGAGATTGACGGCAACGCGGAGAAGATCATGCAGGCCTCGACCACCGGTCTCGGCCTTGGCGTCACCCCCATCGGCCCCACCTGGCACGGTCAATACATGCTCGGCGCCGACAATCAGGGCCGTGATGTCGCAGCCCGCCTGCTTTACGGCGGGCGCAATTCGCTTCTGATTTCATCGGCGGCAACGCTCATCTGTCTGGTGCTGGCGGCAGTGATCGGCATTTCCGCG from Martelella sp. NC20 includes these protein-coding regions:
- a CDS encoding ABC transporter substrate-binding protein, which translates into the protein MKTIRHLKTAGAALAVGLLAQTALGGVAEAQDREALLKEHSGGTMMLGAVSAAGTIDPHVNYTAEFWQVFQILYDGLVKFKQASRAEGYEIVPDLAEAIPEPQDGGKTYVFKLRDGLKFADGTDVTAEDVVASFQRIFKINGPTSGSFYNNIVGADKCLAESKSCTLEGGIVADEAAGTVTFHLVAPDSEFFDKLAVPHASILPAETAATDAGTSYIPGTGPYMIGSYDPNDKMVMKRNPEFSEWSVDAQPQGFPDEIVYRFGMNEESMINAIQNGQLDWMFDPPPADRLNELGTQYADQVHVNPLAAFWYAPMNTNLAPFDNVKVRQAVNYAIDRNALVSIYGGPVLAQPTCQILPPEFPGFEESCLYTENPGTTWSAPDMEKAKQLVEESGTAGQKVTVVAEDTATSRAVGTYLQSVLAELGYDATMQAISPNIQFTYIQNTDNNVQISVSQWFMDYPQASNFLNVLLSCASFNEGSDASINIAGYCNEEIDAKMAEAMQTAVTDPEGANKLWAEIDKAFMEQAPVAPLFTPKNVDFTSKRVGNFIFSNQFRWLIDQSWVQ